The DNA segment GATCACGTGCAGCCAGGGGCCGTGCAGCCGAATGCGCAATTCACCGTCTTCGATGCTGGCGTCTACATAGCGGGTGTTAAAGCGAAACAGGCCCAGAAAGCGCAGAAAGTCCGGTTTCAGAAAACTGATGCGCTCCAGAAAGCCCAGTTGCTCCTTGCCGAGCGACAGATTGCACAGCCGCTCGATCTGCCGTTCGATTTCAGGCAGGTACGGGCGCAGATCCTCGCCATTGCGGCAGCGGAACTCCCACTCCACATCCACATTGGGATAGTTATGCAACACCGCCTGCATCATGGTGAGCTTGTAGAAATCGGTGTCGATCAGGTTTTGCACGATGCTCTCGGAGAAAGCGCTCTCGCTCATCGGGATAGCTCCAGCATGACCGCTCAAAGGGTGCGGTCCAGGCGAAAAACAATCCGACATCACCGGGCAGCGAATGTGGCAACTCGAGTCGCGAGTGTGTCGAGGCGATCATGATGCCAGCGAACGGCATTTGGTGGGGCGCTTTGTTCAAAGGTGTGTCAGCGATGCACTCAGCTCGGCAATGCAGAAATGACGATCAACACCGTAGGCTTTTTTACCTATTTAAATAGGATGCATCCATTTTTTCTGATTCGCTTTCAAGGCCTTGGCTGCGGCGCGTATAAAACGCGCCTGCGTCTGGTCTGATGGCTCGTTTCGGCTGTCCCGGATCTGTGCGTTGATCAATCAGGAAAAGGAAGTCCGATGAAACTGCTCACAAGTCTGATCCTCTTGCCCATGCTGATGCTGGTCGGTTGCAAAGGCCAAGAGCGCTGGATAAGCCTGAATTTTTCAGGTCCGGTCACGCACGACGGTCGTGTATTACCGTCGGCGTCCGCCCGCTCTCATGAATCACAACTGGCCAATCAGTTCGAGAAAATGGGTATTGCGCCGGGCGCGCTGAAGATCAGGCGAGACAGGGATGATCAGAGTGTTGTGCATATCAAGATGGTTCAAGGGGCTCTTGATGCTCAACAGCAAGAGGCGATAAAGAGCTATCTCATCGGCTTGATCGAGTCGCGTCGGCACGCCAACTTTCGTATGTCCCTGACGACTGACAAGACCGCTATCGAGGAGGTCGCCAGCAAGCTGTCAATGGCGGGCATGAAGAGCTTGGTGACGTTCAATACCTTGGGTCATTTTTCGGTCAACTTACTGGACCCGCAAAGCCTGAAACCTTATCGGCCTGGTGATACAGGCGAGCGGGCAGTATGCGCCGTCACTTTAAGGCTTCAGCGTCCGACGTCGGTCTCCTACTCCAGTATCGAGCGGATCGAGGGTGCAGCGTTTTCCGGTGCGCGCAAACCCAACGTGTACGGTGAAGTTCGCTCCTTGCGGCCTTCAATGCCCGAACAGCTGATGAAAGTGCCTGTTTTACTGAGTATCGAGGATGCTGACCTGCGCAGGTTGTTGAACGAAGGTCGGCTGCAGGTACATTTTCAACTCGAGCCCCCACAGCGCTCTTGGGGAGCCTGGGCTGTTCCTATGTATGGCGTAGAGAACATCAGCTTCACTCTGACATCCATTGATGTATCGGACATTGCCAATCCCGTGTTGCGTTATTCAAGAATGCATCAGCAGTGCACCCGCGAAGTGGCTACCCTGGAGCGCCCTTTTTCTTTCCAGACCGGGCGTGGTCTGGACAGTCTGAGAGATGCCGTTTTCTGGGATGAGCCGTAATGCGAAGGCCTTGCTGGGCGATTCCATAGCATTGAGGCAACTTCATGCCCGAATGGAATGACATTCGGCACAAACCTCGTTTGCCCGCCGTCGATCAAGGGTTTATCAATAGCCGCTGGATTTTGCCCATGCGGCTGGCGGCCTGACGACACCCGTCGAAAGGTTTTGCCGCGTTACGCTAACAATCCACTAATCTCAAAATGGTGCGTCCCGTAGCGTTCGCGCACCGCCGGTGTGCAGTTCGGTGACAGCGCCGGTTACAGTTGGGTTGCTCTTCGTGTGAGGGCGGGGTTGCTGCTTTTTGTCGTTCTGGTTGCGCTTTTTTGTTGCGTGGTTGCAACCCGTTGATCCAGAGGGTTGCACCTCTTGGTTTGCTGGATTATCAGCAACCGTACGTCCCCTGGATCGTGAGTTTTTGAAAAATAAAAAAATGATGGCACGAGGCTTGCTCAAGCCTATGGCGTAGTTGCAGTGCTAATTAAAAAAACCTCAGGAGCACCACTCATGTCGCAGACGTTCTACCGTAAAGGCTTTCTGGCAATCGCAGTGGCAACTGCATTGGGCGTGTCGTCTTTTGCCCAGGCTGACGTGAAGATCGGCGTTGCGGGGCCCATGACAGGGGCTAATGCATCGTTTGGTGAGCAGTACATGAAGGGCGCCCAGGCGGCCGCCGATGCGATCAACAAAGCAGGCGGCATCAATGGCGAGAAGATTGTCCTGGTGGCCGGAGATGACGCCTGCGAACCCAAGCAGGCCGTGGCCGTGGCCAACCGCCTGGTCGATCAGGACAAGGTCGTGGGGGTGGTCGGGCACTTTTGCTCGTCTTCTACCATTCCGGCCTCTGAGGTCTACAGCGATGCTGGCGTAATCGCCATCACCCCTGGCTCCACCAACCCGACGGTGACCGAGCGTGGCCTGAAAGAAATGTTCCGTATGTGTGGCCGTGACGACCAGCAAGGTATCGTCGCCGGCGACTACATTGTCGACGTGCTCAAGGCCAAGAAGGTCGCGGTTATCCATGACAAAGACACCTATGGTCAGGGCCTTGCCGATGCGACCCGTGCGCAGTTGGCCAAGCGCGGTGTAAAAGAGGTGTTGTACGAAGGTCTTACCCGTGGCGAAAAAGACTTCAGTGCGCTGGTCACCAAGATCCGCTCCACTGGCGCTGAAGTGGTCTATTTCGGTGGGCTGCACCCCGAAGCCGGCCCGCTGGTCCGCCAGTTGCGTGAGCAGGGCCTGAAGGATGTCAAGTTCATGTCCGATGACGGTATCGTTACTGACGAGCTGGTCACCACTGCGGGCGGTGCGAAAAACGTCGATGGCGTGTACATGACTTTCGGCGCCGACCCGCGTCTGCTGCCTGACAGCAAGGCAGTGGTCGACGAGTTCCGCAAGTCCGGGTACGAGCCTGAAGGTTACACCCTGTATGCCTATGCGTCAGTGCAGGCACTGGCTGCCGGCTTCAACGGTGCCAAGGCCAACAAGGGCGACAAGGCCGCCGAGTGGCTCAAGGCCAATCCGGTGCAGACGGTGATGGGCAAGAAGGAGTGGGACACCAAGGGTGACCTGAAAACCTCCGACTATGTCGTTTACCAGTGGGACGCCAACGGTAAATACAAGCAACTGGACCAGCAGAAGTAATCCAGGCCCGCCACACCCTCGCACCCTGCGGGGGTGACCTGGATTGTTCCCTTTGCACCTGTTCGCTGCGCCTTTAGAGGCGCGGCGGGCAGGACCCTGAGCGGCTTTCAAGTGTGTGAGCGTGCGTGATGGACGGTATTTTCCTGCAACAAATGGTCAACGGCCTGACCCTCGGGTCGGTCTACGGCCTGATCGCCATCGGTTATACGATGGTCTACGGCATTATCGGCATGATCAACTTCGCCCACGGCGATGTGTACATGATCTCTGCCTACCTGACCGCCATCGGTCTGGCGGTGCTGGCCTTTTTTGGGCTTGAGTCCTTTCCCTTACTGATTCTCGGCACCCTGGTGTTTACCATTGTGGTCACCGGGGTCTACGGCTTTGTGATCGAGCGGGTGGCCTACAAGCCACTGCGTAACTCGACCCGTCTGGCACCGCTGATCAGTGCCATCGGTATTTCGCTGATTCTGCAGAACTACGCTCAGATCAGCCAGGGTGCCCGTCAGCAAGGCGTACCGACCCTGCTCGAAGGCGCCTGGCGTTTCGAGATCGGCAGCGGCTTCGTGCAGATCACCTACACCAAGATCTTTATCCTGATCGCCGCCTTTGCCGGCATGGCGATCCTGACTTACATCATCCAATGCACCAAGCTGGGCCGGATGTGCCGCGCCACCCAGCAGGACCGCAAGATGGCCTCGATTCTGGGCATCAACACTGATCGGGTGATTTCCTATGTGTTCATCATCGGTGCGGCCATGGCGGCGCTGGCCGGTGTGCTGATCACCATGAACTACGGCACCTTCGACTTCTACGCCGGCTTCGTGATCGGCATCAAGGCATTCACTGCTGCCGTGCTGGGCGGCATCGGCTCACTGCCGGGGGCGATGCTCGGCGGGCTGATTCTTGGCGTGGCTGAGGCGCAGTTCTCCGGGATGATCAACTCTGACTACAAAGACGTGTTCAGCTTCAGCCTGCTGGTGCTGATCCTGATCTTCCGTCCGCAGGGCCTGCTGGGCCGCCCACTCGTGGCTAAGGTGTAAGCATGTCAGCTCCTACTAAACCAATCGATTACAAGAAAAGCCTGATCGACGCGGTGCTGGCCGGCCTGCTCGCGCTGATCGTGTTCGGTCCTATCGTCGGCGTGGTCCTGGATGGCTACAGCTTCAATCTTGAGCCTGCCAAGGTGGCGATGTTTGTCGCCGTGGTCATGGTCGGGCGCCTGCTGCTCAGCCTGTTCCTGCAAACGGCGCGTGGCCAGCGGCTGGCCCAGGGCATGGAGTCCGGTGGCGCAGGGGTGCATGTGCTCAAGCCTGATCACAAGTCGAGCCTGTACTGGATTATCCCGGCCCTGATCGTCATTGCCGTGATCTTTCCGGTATTTGCCAACAAGTACCTGCTGACCGTGGTCATTCTTGGCCTGATCTACGTGTTGCTCGGCCTGGGGCTGAACATCGTGGTCGGTCTGGCTGGCCTGCTCGATCTGGGGTACGTGGCGTTTTACGCCATCGGCGCCTACGGTCTGGCGCTGGGTTACCAGTATCTGGGCCTGGGTTTCTGGTCGGCCTTGCCCTTGGCGGCCATTGCTGCGGCACTGGCGGGCTGTATCCTGGGCTTTCCGGTGTTGCGCATGCACGGTGATTATCTGGCCATCGTGACCCTGGGTTTTGGCGAAATCATTCGCCTGGTGCTCAACAACTGGCTGTCGTTCACCGGTGGTCCCAATGGTGTGCCGGTGCCGTCGCCGACCTTCTTCGGTCTGGAGTTCGGGCGCAGGGCGAGAGAGGGCGGGGTGCCGATCCACGAGTACTTTGGCTTCGAATACAACCCTGACCTGAAATTCCTGTTCATCTATGCGGTGCTGTTCATCGTGGTGCTGGCGGTGCTGTTCATCAAGCATCGCCTGACCCGTATGCCTATCGGGCGTGCCTGGGAAGCGCTGCGTGAGGACGAGATCGCCTGTCGTGCCATGGGCCTGAACCATGTGCTGGTCAAACTCTCGGCATTCACCATCGGTGCCTCCACTGCCGGTCTTGCCGGAGTGTTTTTCGCCAGCTATCAAGGCTTCGTCAACCCGACCTCGTTCACCTTTTTCGAGTCGGCACTGATCCTCGCCATCGTGGTACTGGGTGGCATGGGCTCGACGGTCGGCGTGGTGATCGCGGCGTTCGTGCTGACGGTTGCCCCTGAACTGCTGCGTAGCTTCGCTGAATATCGGGTGCTGCTGTTCGGCATCCTGATGGTATTGATGATGATCTGGCGGCCACGCGGCCTGATCCGTATCAGCCGCACCGGCGTCAAGCCTCGCAAGGGTGTTCTGGTGCAGGGAGGAGCGGCGCAATGAGCCAGGAAATCGTACTTTCGGTCGAGCACCTGATGATGCACTTTGGCGGTATCAAGGCGTTGAGTGACGTCAGCCTGCAAGTGCGGCGCAATTCGATCTTCGCCCTGATCGGCCCCAACGGCGCCGGCAAGACCACCGTGTTCAACTGCCTGACCGGCTTTTACAAGGCCACTGGCGGGCGCATCGAGCTGCACACCCGTGGCAAAACCACCAACGTCATCAAGCTGCTGGGCGAGTCTTTCCAGCCGACCGACTTTATCTCGCCACCGAGCTTTTTCCGCCGGCTGTACTACAAGATGTTCGGCGGTACTCACCTGGTGAACCGCGCAGGGCTGGCAAGGACGTTCCAGAACATTCGCCTGTTCAAGGAAATGTCCGTGGTGGAGAACCTGTTGGTGGCCCAGCACATGTGGGTCAACCGCAACTTGCTCAGCGGTATCCTCAACACCCGTGGCTATCGCAAGGCCGAAGAGGACGCTTTGAATACCGCGTTCTACTGGCTCGAAGTGGTGGATCTGGTGGACTGTGCCAACCGCCTGGCCGGTGAGTTGTCCTACGGCCAGCAACGGCGTCTGGAAATCGCCCGGGCCATGTGTACCCGGCCCCAGGTGATTTGCCTCGACGAGCCGGCTGCCGGCCTCAACCCGCAGGAAACCGAAGCCCTGAGCGGCATGATCCGCAAGCTGCGCGATGAACACGACATGACGATCGTGCTGATCGAGCACGATATGGGGATGGTCATGAGCATTTCCGATGACATCGTGGTGCTCGACCACGGCAACGTGATTGCGGCGGGCAAGCCACAAGACATTCGTAACGACCCCAAAGTGATTGCTGCCTATCTGGGCGCTGAGGAAGAGGAACTGGTATGAGTCAACCGATCCTCGAATTGAAAGAGATCGACGTGTTCTACGGGCCGATCCAGGCCCTCAAGAAGGTGTCGCTGCACATCGATGAAGGCGAGACGGTTAGCCTGATCGGTGCCAACGGGGCCGGCAAGTCGACCCTGCTGATGTCGATTTTCGGCCAGCCGCGGGCGGCCAGCGGGCAGATTCTCTACCAGGGCACCGACATCACCCAGAAGTCCTCGCACTACATCGCTTCCAACGGTATTGCCCAGTCACCGGAGGGCCGCCGGGTGTTCCCCGACATGTCGGTGGAAGAGAATCTGCTGATGGGCACCATTCCGATTGGTGACAAGCACTGCGGCGAAGACATGCAGCGTATGTTCGAGTTGTTTCCCCGGCTCAAGGAGCGGCGCAATCAGCGGGCGATGACCATGTCGGGTGGCGAGCAGCAGATGCTGGCCATTGCCCGGGCGCTGATGAGCCGGCCCAAACTGCTGCTGCTTGATGAGCCGAGCCTTGGCCTGGCACCGATCATCGTCAAACAGATCTTTTCGATCCTGCGCGAGCTGGCCTCTACCGGCATGACCATCTTTCTGGTCGAGCAGAACGCCAACCACGCCCTGAAACTGTCTGACCGCGCCTACGTGATGGTCAACGGCGAGATTCGCCTGTCCGGCACCGGCCAGGAGCTGCTCTGCAACGAGGAGGTGCGCAACGCTTATCTGGGCGGGCATTGATCGCGTCAAGTTTTCAACAGCAGTTATCCACGCCCCGGCCGGTTATCGTCCGGGGCGTCATTTTTTCCGATTGTGGAAAACCTTTTTGGCGCGGCGCTGGAGCGCGACATAAAGCCGCTGTAACGGCCTGTTTTGTCACGCTTTTGACTTGTTCAGGATTACTGTGGAACTGACTGTTGATAACTTGGTGGCATTTATCTGTAGGCCTTTATATACAAGGCTTATAGCGCTATGGTTAAAAAATGATCAGCGGTTTTTTTCAAGCGTATCAGAGCGTTTGTCAATCGTTTGAGCGCTGGTTATTGATACAGTATAAGGTGCTTGTCATCCTGTGGATAACTCTGTGGGAAAGCCTTGGAAAGACTCGGCAATGCCAAGTACCCAAAGGGCTGCGACGTATTTTCGCTAAACATCCATGAACGGCTCGTTACAACCAGGCAGCGCAAGTCAAGCAAAAAACTTTTCCTTAGGCCCTGCAGCCCGCGTCACGCAAGGCTTTGCCGGTTTCAGAGTTGCTCACGGAAATTGTGGGCCTGACTGTGGATAAGGTGAGTAAAACCAGCTACAGGCCACGAACTGCATGGCTTACAGGCTGTTGATCGTTTTTTGTACAGTTCCACGTGGTATTGGCTGTTTTATCCACCGGGCTTGATCCTCGGCCGATCGCACGGGCATTCTGCCGGTCTTGTGTGCGCGGCTGTTTGCAGTTGACGCACTTATCAACAGGCTGCGCGGTTCAGCGCCATGTCAGGAGAATGAAATGACTTCCACCGTATTCATTACCGGAGCGACGTCCGGGTTTGGCGAAGCCTGTGCCCGCCGCTTTGCCGA comes from the Pseudomonas sp. StFLB209 genome and includes:
- a CDS encoding branched-chain amino acid ABC transporter substrate-binding protein, translated to MSQTFYRKGFLAIAVATALGVSSFAQADVKIGVAGPMTGANASFGEQYMKGAQAAADAINKAGGINGEKIVLVAGDDACEPKQAVAVANRLVDQDKVVGVVGHFCSSSTIPASEVYSDAGVIAITPGSTNPTVTERGLKEMFRMCGRDDQQGIVAGDYIVDVLKAKKVAVIHDKDTYGQGLADATRAQLAKRGVKEVLYEGLTRGEKDFSALVTKIRSTGAEVVYFGGLHPEAGPLVRQLREQGLKDVKFMSDDGIVTDELVTTAGGAKNVDGVYMTFGADPRLLPDSKAVVDEFRKSGYEPEGYTLYAYASVQALAAGFNGAKANKGDKAAEWLKANPVQTVMGKKEWDTKGDLKTSDYVVYQWDANGKYKQLDQQK
- a CDS encoding ABC transporter permease subunit, translated to MDGIFLQQMVNGLTLGSVYGLIAIGYTMVYGIIGMINFAHGDVYMISAYLTAIGLAVLAFFGLESFPLLILGTLVFTIVVTGVYGFVIERVAYKPLRNSTRLAPLISAIGISLILQNYAQISQGARQQGVPTLLEGAWRFEIGSGFVQITYTKIFILIAAFAGMAILTYIIQCTKLGRMCRATQQDRKMASILGINTDRVISYVFIIGAAMAALAGVLITMNYGTFDFYAGFVIGIKAFTAAVLGGIGSLPGAMLGGLILGVAEAQFSGMINSDYKDVFSFSLLVLILIFRPQGLLGRPLVAKV
- the livM gene encoding high-affinity branched-chain amino acid ABC transporter permease LivM translates to MSAPTKPIDYKKSLIDAVLAGLLALIVFGPIVGVVLDGYSFNLEPAKVAMFVAVVMVGRLLLSLFLQTARGQRLAQGMESGGAGVHVLKPDHKSSLYWIIPALIVIAVIFPVFANKYLLTVVILGLIYVLLGLGLNIVVGLAGLLDLGYVAFYAIGAYGLALGYQYLGLGFWSALPLAAIAAALAGCILGFPVLRMHGDYLAIVTLGFGEIIRLVLNNWLSFTGGPNGVPVPSPTFFGLEFGRRAREGGVPIHEYFGFEYNPDLKFLFIYAVLFIVVLAVLFIKHRLTRMPIGRAWEALREDEIACRAMGLNHVLVKLSAFTIGASTAGLAGVFFASYQGFVNPTSFTFFESALILAIVVLGGMGSTVGVVIAAFVLTVAPELLRSFAEYRVLLFGILMVLMMIWRPRGLIRISRTGVKPRKGVLVQGGAAQ
- a CDS encoding ABC transporter ATP-binding protein; this encodes MSQEIVLSVEHLMMHFGGIKALSDVSLQVRRNSIFALIGPNGAGKTTVFNCLTGFYKATGGRIELHTRGKTTNVIKLLGESFQPTDFISPPSFFRRLYYKMFGGTHLVNRAGLARTFQNIRLFKEMSVVENLLVAQHMWVNRNLLSGILNTRGYRKAEEDALNTAFYWLEVVDLVDCANRLAGELSYGQQRRLEIARAMCTRPQVICLDEPAAGLNPQETEALSGMIRKLRDEHDMTIVLIEHDMGMVMSISDDIVVLDHGNVIAAGKPQDIRNDPKVIAAYLGAEEEELV
- a CDS encoding ABC transporter ATP-binding protein, with the protein product MSQPILELKEIDVFYGPIQALKKVSLHIDEGETVSLIGANGAGKSTLLMSIFGQPRAASGQILYQGTDITQKSSHYIASNGIAQSPEGRRVFPDMSVEENLLMGTIPIGDKHCGEDMQRMFELFPRLKERRNQRAMTMSGGEQQMLAIARALMSRPKLLLLDEPSLGLAPIIVKQIFSILRELASTGMTIFLVEQNANHALKLSDRAYVMVNGEIRLSGTGQELLCNEEVRNAYLGGH